Below is a genomic region from Virgibacillus dokdonensis.
GAATTCTTTGTGTCATCGTAGCTGTTACTTTAGGAAGTGGAATTACTTTAATCCAGCCAAACCAGTCTGCAGTTGTCATGTTTTTAGGGAAGTACATGGGAAGTATTCGGAAGGAAGGAATTGTGATAACAGTCCCTTTCTCTGTTCGAAAAATGATTTCGCTTCGTGTGCGAAATTTTAATAGTAATCGCTTAAAGGTTAATGATGTTAACGGAAATCCAATTGAGATTGCTGCGGTTATTGTTTTCAAAGTCATTGATAGTGCAAAAGCCGTATTTGATGTGGATCAGTATGAACAATTTGTAGAAATTCAAAGCGAGACGGCAATTCGTGCGGTAGCTACCAAATATCCTTATGATTCTTTTTCAGACGCGGAACTATCCCTTCGTGGAAATGCGGAAGAGGTATCGAATGAACTGCGTGTTGAATTACAAGAGCGTTTGAAGGTAGCAGGTGTAGAAGTAATTGAAACACGGTTAACCCATTTAGCTTATTCTACGGAAATCGCTCAAGCAATGCTCCAACGTCAACAAGCAAGTGCGATTATTGCAGCAAGAAAACAAATTGTGGAAGGAGCCGTAGGGATGGTGCAGGATGCCATTACGCAATTAGAGCAAGACGGCGCAGTAGAACTTGATGATGAGCGTCGTGTGGCCATGGCCAATAATTTACTCGTATCCATTGTTGCTGATCAAGGCACGCAACCTGTTATAAACACAGGATCCCTATACCAGTAATAAAAAGAGGGGTTTTATGGCAAAAAAGAAAAGCTTTCCGTTACGGATTGACCCAAAGTTGTATGAGATATTGCAAGTTTGGGCTAAAGATGAATTTCGCAGTGTAAATAGTCATGTAGAATTTCTGTTACGAGAAGCAATTAAAAAAGCGGGTAGACTACCAAAAAGTGATGATAAAAAAATAGGGGAAGATTAGTTGTAAAGCTTGCAAGAAGCCAAGATGGCATTCTGCAAGCTTTTTTGTATTTATTTTATGTAATGAGTCACATTCCAGATAAACTTTTCCATAGTTATCCCGAACATATAGCTTGTGTGTTTATAAAACAATCATTGTATAAAAAATAGCAAAAGTGTTTGATAAATAGCGCTCTGAAAATATGTCGAGAAAAACTTGATACATATGCTAAAAAAGGTTGACGAGTGAGCTGTTTTGTTATATGGTTAGTTACATAAGTAATTAACCAATGAAGGTGATGAGATGAAGCCTAAATTAGATGAAAGCAAACCGATCTTCTTGCAAATTAAAGAGCAGTTGGAAGATTCGATTATAACTGGTGCTTTAAATCCTGGCGAACGAGTACCATCGACAAATGAATTTGCCAGTTACTATAAGATAAATCCGGCAACGGCTGCAAAAGGAATTAATGAACTCGTTGATGAGTCCATTTTGTATAAGCGAAGGGGTGTAGGTATGTTTGTAACGGATGATGCAAAGCAATTATTAATTGATAAGCGAAAGCAATCCTTTTACAAAAATTATGTATTACCGTTAAAAAGTGAAGCAAAGAAACTGCATATTAGTCAATCAGAGTTGGAAAAAATGGTAGAAAGGTTGGATGAAGAATGAAAATTGAAGTTCGCCAGTTGACAAAGCAGTATAAGAACAAGTTTGCTTTAAACCATGTTTCCTTCACCTTAGAAGAACCGAAAATTTACGGATTGTTAGGAAGAAATGGCGCTGGAAAAACAACGTTTATGGATATGCTAGCGGGAAATATTTTGCCAACAAAGGGCGATATTTTCGTGAATGGAGAGAGACCTTTTGATAATCGACATGTACAGGAAAATGTTTGTTTGATTAAAGAAGGAAATAACTTCAAAAAAGAGTGGAAAGTGATAGAGGTAATTCGACTTTATTCATTTTTCTATCCAAAGTTTGATCAACAGTTAGCGAAACAGTTATTAAAAACATATAACTTGAATCCAAATGCAAAAGTAAAGACACTCTCCAAAGGAATGGAATCCGCACTCGGTATAACAGTTGGATTAGCTAGCAAGACGCCAATTACGATCTTTGATGAGCCTTATATTGGGTTGGACGCTGCAGCGCGAAAACAATTTTATGATGTCATGTTACAAGAGTATGAAAATGAAAAACGAATGATTATTTTTTCCACGCACTTAATTGATGAAGTGAGTCTTATGTTTGAAGAAGTGCTTATATTACAACAAGGGAAATTGGTATTGCAAAAATCCGCAGAAGCATTACGCCAGCAAACGATTTCTGTAACCGGACGACAAGAACAAGTACAGACGTTTATAAAAAATAAACAATTAATTAGTAAGAAGGAATTTATGGGTACGATGACAGCTTATGTATTTGCAGATAGGCAAGAAGCAAAAGAAGAAGGGCTGGAAGTCGAAAGTATTTCAACGCAAGACTTAATGATACAGTTAACAGAAAA
It encodes:
- a CDS encoding Arc family DNA binding domain-containing protein — translated: MAKKKSFPLRIDPKLYEILQVWAKDEFRSVNSHVEFLLREAIKKAGRLPKSDDKKIGED
- a CDS encoding GntR family transcriptional regulator gives rise to the protein MKPKLDESKPIFLQIKEQLEDSIITGALNPGERVPSTNEFASYYKINPATAAKGINELVDESILYKRRGVGMFVTDDAKQLLIDKRKQSFYKNYVLPLKSEAKKLHISQSELEKMVERLDEE
- a CDS encoding SPFH domain-containing protein — its product is MKEKPAWTFNGYAGVLIIAFLLAGTVFSFLEQQFIIGILCVIVAVTLGSGITLIQPNQSAVVMFLGKYMGSIRKEGIVITVPFSVRKMISLRVRNFNSNRLKVNDVNGNPIEIAAVIVFKVIDSAKAVFDVDQYEQFVEIQSETAIRAVATKYPYDSFSDAELSLRGNAEEVSNELRVELQERLKVAGVEVIETRLTHLAYSTEIAQAMLQRQQASAIIAARKQIVEGAVGMVQDAITQLEQDGAVELDDERRVAMANNLLVSIVADQGTQPVINTGSLYQ
- a CDS encoding ABC transporter ATP-binding protein, which translates into the protein MKIEVRQLTKQYKNKFALNHVSFTLEEPKIYGLLGRNGAGKTTFMDMLAGNILPTKGDIFVNGERPFDNRHVQENVCLIKEGNNFKKEWKVIEVIRLYSFFYPKFDQQLAKQLLKTYNLNPNAKVKTLSKGMESALGITVGLASKTPITIFDEPYIGLDAAARKQFYDVMLQEYENEKRMIIFSTHLIDEVSLMFEEVLILQQGKLVLQKSAEALRQQTISVTGRQEQVQTFIKNKQLISKKEFMGTMTAYVFADRQEAKEEGLEVESISTQDLMIQLTEKEREDRHEAIS